One genomic segment of Ictalurus punctatus breed USDA103 chromosome 4, Coco_2.0, whole genome shotgun sequence includes these proteins:
- the LOC108264031 gene encoding axonemal dynein light intermediate polypeptide 1 isoform X2 — MTMIPPVESLLKYNNPELVSEDTENENSPTPAISDPVPPPPKSTSPSPSAIEQQTEDILNSILPPREWMENDQLWVQQVSSTPCTRLDIIHLQEELDFRLQQRQARKKGICPVRRELYTECFDELIRQVTINCAERGLLLLRVRDEIRMTIAAYQTLYENSVACGMKQALQVEQQKTDTEKNIVELVNERRELERQVNEQKAKCEAIEKRENDRRRVEEKNRTEEIQCLNRINQQLKAQFNAIFAKK, encoded by the exons atgaccaTGATTCCTCCTGTTGAATCTTTGCTCAAATACAACAACCCGGAGCTTGTGAGCGAGGACACCGAGAACGAGAACTCACCAACG CCTGCCATCTCTGATCCAGTTCCACCTCCACCCAAATCCACAAGCCCTTCACCCAGTGCCATTGAACAGCAAACAGAGGATATTCTTAATTCCATCCTACCACCAAG AGAATGGATGGAGAATGATCAGCTGTGGGTACAGCAGGTGTCCAGCACGCCATGCACTCGGTTAGACATCATTCACCTGCAAGAGGAACTGGATTTCAGACTGCAGCAGAGACAGGCCAGAAAGAAGGGCATTTGCCCCGTCCGCAGAGAGCTCTACACAGAGTGCTTTG atGAGCTCATCAGACAAGTTACCATCAACTGTGCTGAGAGAGGACTGCTGCTTTTACGAGTGAGAGATGAGATTCGCATGACCATTGCTGCCTATCAGACCCTGTATGAGAACAGTGTGGCCTGTGGCATGAAGCAAGCTCTGCAGGTTGAGCAACAGAAGACAGACACTGAGAAAAAT ATTGTAGAACTGGTGAATGAGAGGAGGGAACTGGAAAGACAGGTGAATGAGCAGAAGGCTAAATGTGAGGCAATTGAGAAACGAGAAAATGACCGGCGACGGGTTGAAGAGAAGAATCGCACCGAAGAGATCCAGTGTCTCAACCGCATTAACCAGCAACTGAAG GCGCAGTTTAATGCAATCTTTGCCAAAAAGTAG
- the LOC108264031 gene encoding axonemal dynein light intermediate polypeptide 1 isoform X1, translated as MTMIPPVESLLKYNNPELVSEDTENENSPTQPAISDPVPPPPKSTSPSPSAIEQQTEDILNSILPPREWMENDQLWVQQVSSTPCTRLDIIHLQEELDFRLQQRQARKKGICPVRRELYTECFDELIRQVTINCAERGLLLLRVRDEIRMTIAAYQTLYENSVACGMKQALQVEQQKTDTEKNIVELVNERRELERQVNEQKAKCEAIEKRENDRRRVEEKNRTEEIQCLNRINQQLKAQFNAIFAKK; from the exons atgaccaTGATTCCTCCTGTTGAATCTTTGCTCAAATACAACAACCCGGAGCTTGTGAGCGAGGACACCGAGAACGAGAACTCACCAACG CAGCCTGCCATCTCTGATCCAGTTCCACCTCCACCCAAATCCACAAGCCCTTCACCCAGTGCCATTGAACAGCAAACAGAGGATATTCTTAATTCCATCCTACCACCAAG AGAATGGATGGAGAATGATCAGCTGTGGGTACAGCAGGTGTCCAGCACGCCATGCACTCGGTTAGACATCATTCACCTGCAAGAGGAACTGGATTTCAGACTGCAGCAGAGACAGGCCAGAAAGAAGGGCATTTGCCCCGTCCGCAGAGAGCTCTACACAGAGTGCTTTG atGAGCTCATCAGACAAGTTACCATCAACTGTGCTGAGAGAGGACTGCTGCTTTTACGAGTGAGAGATGAGATTCGCATGACCATTGCTGCCTATCAGACCCTGTATGAGAACAGTGTGGCCTGTGGCATGAAGCAAGCTCTGCAGGTTGAGCAACAGAAGACAGACACTGAGAAAAAT ATTGTAGAACTGGTGAATGAGAGGAGGGAACTGGAAAGACAGGTGAATGAGCAGAAGGCTAAATGTGAGGCAATTGAGAAACGAGAAAATGACCGGCGACGGGTTGAAGAGAAGAATCGCACCGAAGAGATCCAGTGTCTCAACCGCATTAACCAGCAACTGAAG GCGCAGTTTAATGCAATCTTTGCCAAAAAGTAG
- the sdr42e1 gene encoding short-chain dehydrogenase/reductase family 42E member 1 isoform X2 — translation MHVDTYVITGGGGYFGFRLACSLSKKSFRVVLFDARSPSEALPEGVEFIQGDVRDFTQVVNALRGADCVFHIASYGMSGREQLNRKLIEEVNLQGTENVIQACVDLQVPRLVYTSTFNVVFGGQVIKNGDETLPYLPLHLHPDHYSRTKSLAETRVLKANGSHLAGEGGVLRTCALRPAGIYGPGEERHLPRIVGYIERGLFKFVYGDPESLVEFVHVDNLVSAHELAAEALTDKRQHRAAGQAYFISDGRPINNFEFFRPLVEGLGYSFPKLRLPVSLIYFFAFLTEIVHSVIGRVYNFQPLLTRAEVYKTGVTHYFSMEKARAELGYNPKKYDLGEVVEWFRSRGHGKKQVTSPIKKLILDAVLFLIFVALVLSFLPVVGQ, via the exons ATGCACGTCGACACTTACGTCATTACTGGAGGCGGAGGATATTTTGGCTTCCG ccttgcTTGCTCTCTCAGCAAGAAGTCCTTCAGAGTCGTCCTGTTTGATGCGAGGTCTCCTAGTGAAGCGTTGCCCGAGGGCGTGGAGTTCATCCAGGGTGACGTTCGGGATTTCACGCAGGTGGTAAACGCATTGCGCGGCGCAGACTGCGTTTTCCACATCGCGTCGTACGGGATGTCCGGGAGAGAGCAACTCAACAGGAAGCTGATTGAAGAGGTAAACCTTCAGGGGACGGAAAATGTTATTCAGGCGTGCGTGGATCTCCAGGTTCCTCGACTGGTATACACCAGCACCTTCAACGTGGTCTTCGGTGGCCAGGTCATAAAAAACGGTGACGAAACACTTCCTTATCTGCCTTTACACCTCCATCCGGACCACTACTCCAGGACCAAGTCATTGGCAGAAACACGGGTGCTAAAGGCTAATGGATCGCATCTAGCGGGTGAAGGTGGGGTCTTGCGCACGTGCGCCCTCCGTCCGGCTGGGATTTACGGCCCGGGAGAGGAGCGACATCTTCCTAGGATTGTGGGATACATCGAGCGTGGCCTCTTTAAGTTTGTGTATGGGGATCCTGAGAGTCTAGTGGAGTTTGTCCACGTTGATAACCTAGTCTCTGCGCACGAGTTAGCTGCGGAAGCGCTAACGGATAAACGTCAGCACCGTGCTGCCGGACAGGCTTACTTTATCTCAGACGGCAGGCCGATCAACAACTTTGAGTTCTTTAGGCCGTTAGTGGAAGGTCTGGGTTACTCTTTCCCCAAGCTACGGCTTCCGGTTTCTCTCATTTACTTCTTTGCGTTCCTCACAGAGATTGTTCACAGCGTCATCGGCCGTGTCTACAACTTCCAACCTCTTCTGACGCGTGCTGAAGTTTACAAGACTGGAGTCACACACTATTTCAGTATGGAGAAGGCCAGAGCCGAGCTCGGTTACAACCCCAAGAAGTATGACCTTGGAGAAGTGGTGGAGTGGTTCAGGAGCAGAGGGCATGGGAAAAAGCAAGTCACTTCGCCCATTAAAAAACTGATCCTCGACGCTGTGCTGTTTCTTATCTTTGTGGCGTTGGTTCTCTCTTTCCTGCCAGTCGTGGGTCAATAA
- the sdr42e1 gene encoding short-chain dehydrogenase/reductase family 42E member 1 isoform X1 gives MIRHIITRQSNSIVGNVTQSEIRPACQRKKFKLESLACSLSKKSFRVVLFDARSPSEALPEGVEFIQGDVRDFTQVVNALRGADCVFHIASYGMSGREQLNRKLIEEVNLQGTENVIQACVDLQVPRLVYTSTFNVVFGGQVIKNGDETLPYLPLHLHPDHYSRTKSLAETRVLKANGSHLAGEGGVLRTCALRPAGIYGPGEERHLPRIVGYIERGLFKFVYGDPESLVEFVHVDNLVSAHELAAEALTDKRQHRAAGQAYFISDGRPINNFEFFRPLVEGLGYSFPKLRLPVSLIYFFAFLTEIVHSVIGRVYNFQPLLTRAEVYKTGVTHYFSMEKARAELGYNPKKYDLGEVVEWFRSRGHGKKQVTSPIKKLILDAVLFLIFVALVLSFLPVVGQ, from the exons ATGATACGGCATATCATCACCAGGCAGtcgaacagcattgtgggtaatgttaCCCAAAGTGAAATTAGACCAGCATGTCAGCGAAAGAAGTTTAAACTAGAAAG ccttgcTTGCTCTCTCAGCAAGAAGTCCTTCAGAGTCGTCCTGTTTGATGCGAGGTCTCCTAGTGAAGCGTTGCCCGAGGGCGTGGAGTTCATCCAGGGTGACGTTCGGGATTTCACGCAGGTGGTAAACGCATTGCGCGGCGCAGACTGCGTTTTCCACATCGCGTCGTACGGGATGTCCGGGAGAGAGCAACTCAACAGGAAGCTGATTGAAGAGGTAAACCTTCAGGGGACGGAAAATGTTATTCAGGCGTGCGTGGATCTCCAGGTTCCTCGACTGGTATACACCAGCACCTTCAACGTGGTCTTCGGTGGCCAGGTCATAAAAAACGGTGACGAAACACTTCCTTATCTGCCTTTACACCTCCATCCGGACCACTACTCCAGGACCAAGTCATTGGCAGAAACACGGGTGCTAAAGGCTAATGGATCGCATCTAGCGGGTGAAGGTGGGGTCTTGCGCACGTGCGCCCTCCGTCCGGCTGGGATTTACGGCCCGGGAGAGGAGCGACATCTTCCTAGGATTGTGGGATACATCGAGCGTGGCCTCTTTAAGTTTGTGTATGGGGATCCTGAGAGTCTAGTGGAGTTTGTCCACGTTGATAACCTAGTCTCTGCGCACGAGTTAGCTGCGGAAGCGCTAACGGATAAACGTCAGCACCGTGCTGCCGGACAGGCTTACTTTATCTCAGACGGCAGGCCGATCAACAACTTTGAGTTCTTTAGGCCGTTAGTGGAAGGTCTGGGTTACTCTTTCCCCAAGCTACGGCTTCCGGTTTCTCTCATTTACTTCTTTGCGTTCCTCACAGAGATTGTTCACAGCGTCATCGGCCGTGTCTACAACTTCCAACCTCTTCTGACGCGTGCTGAAGTTTACAAGACTGGAGTCACACACTATTTCAGTATGGAGAAGGCCAGAGCCGAGCTCGGTTACAACCCCAAGAAGTATGACCTTGGAGAAGTGGTGGAGTGGTTCAGGAGCAGAGGGCATGGGAAAAAGCAAGTCACTTCGCCCATTAAAAAACTGATCCTCGACGCTGTGCTGTTTCTTATCTTTGTGGCGTTGGTTCTCTCTTTCCTGCCAGTCGTGGGTCAATAA